The Pogona vitticeps strain Pit_001003342236 chromosome 6, PviZW2.1, whole genome shotgun sequence genome contains a region encoding:
- the MLX gene encoding max-like protein X isoform X1 produces the protein MAEPSSVSPESHWGAKVDSTFSDNGLDPALFVESRRKGSIVSRANSIGSTSASSVPNTDDEDSDNQQESYKETYKDRRRRAHTQAEQKRRDAIKKGYDDLQAIVPTCQQQDFSIGSQKLSKAIVLQKTIDYIQFLHKEKKKQEEEVSTLRKDVMALKIMKINYEQIVKAHQDNPNEGKNQVSDQVKFNVFQGIMDSLFQSFNASISVTSFQELSACVFSWIEEHCKPQTLRDIVIGVLQQLKSHLY, from the exons ATGGCGGAACCGTCAAGCGTCTCGCCGGAAAGCCACTGGGGCGCAAAA GTTGACTCCACTTTCAGTGACAACGGGCTAGATCCTG CACTCTTCGTGGAAAGCAGGAGAAAAGGGAGTATTGTATCAAGAGCTAACAGCATTGGCTCTACCAGTGCCTCTTCAGTACCAAATACAG ATGATGAAGACTCTGACAACCAGCAGGAAAGCTATAAAGAAACATACAAGGATCGTCGCCGTCGTGCTCACACACAAGCTGAACAGAAACGGAGGGATGCCATCAAG AAAGGCTACGATGATTTGCAAGCAATTGTGCCCACATGCCAGCAGCAGGATTTCTCAATAGGGTCCCAGAAGTTAAGCAAAGCAATTGTGCTCCAGAAGA CCATTGATTATATTCAGTTCTTAcacaaggaaaagaagaaacaagaggaaGAAGTTTCAACGCTCCGGAAAGATGTGATGGCTTTGAAAATCATGAAAAT AAATTATGAGCAGATTGTAAAAGCTCACCAGGATAATCCCAATGAAGGAAAGAACCAGGTGTCTGACCAGGTGAAGTTCAATGTTTTCCAGGGTATCATGGACTCCTTGTTCCAGTCTTTCAATGCCTCCATTTCTGTGACAAGTTTTCAAGAGCTCTCAGCATGTGTCTTCAGCTGGATAGAGGAACACTGCAAGCCACAG ACGCTACGGGACATTGTCATTGGTGTCCTGCAACAATTGAAGAGCCATCTCTACTAA
- the MLX gene encoding max-like protein X isoform X2, giving the protein MAEPSSVSPESHWGAKVDSTFSDNGLDPDDEDSDNQQESYKETYKDRRRRAHTQAEQKRRDAIKKGYDDLQAIVPTCQQQDFSIGSQKLSKAIVLQKTIDYIQFLHKEKKKQEEEVSTLRKDVMALKIMKINYEQIVKAHQDNPNEGKNQVSDQVKFNVFQGIMDSLFQSFNASISVTSFQELSACVFSWIEEHCKPQTLRDIVIGVLQQLKSHLY; this is encoded by the exons ATGGCGGAACCGTCAAGCGTCTCGCCGGAAAGCCACTGGGGCGCAAAA GTTGACTCCACTTTCAGTGACAACGGGCTAGATCCTG ATGATGAAGACTCTGACAACCAGCAGGAAAGCTATAAAGAAACATACAAGGATCGTCGCCGTCGTGCTCACACACAAGCTGAACAGAAACGGAGGGATGCCATCAAG AAAGGCTACGATGATTTGCAAGCAATTGTGCCCACATGCCAGCAGCAGGATTTCTCAATAGGGTCCCAGAAGTTAAGCAAAGCAATTGTGCTCCAGAAGA CCATTGATTATATTCAGTTCTTAcacaaggaaaagaagaaacaagaggaaGAAGTTTCAACGCTCCGGAAAGATGTGATGGCTTTGAAAATCATGAAAAT AAATTATGAGCAGATTGTAAAAGCTCACCAGGATAATCCCAATGAAGGAAAGAACCAGGTGTCTGACCAGGTGAAGTTCAATGTTTTCCAGGGTATCATGGACTCCTTGTTCCAGTCTTTCAATGCCTCCATTTCTGTGACAAGTTTTCAAGAGCTCTCAGCATGTGTCTTCAGCTGGATAGAGGAACACTGCAAGCCACAG ACGCTACGGGACATTGTCATTGGTGTCCTGCAACAATTGAAGAGCCATCTCTACTAA
- the PSMC3IP gene encoding homologous-pairing protein 2 homolog isoform X1, with protein sequence MSGGGKIREGSAGAGEGAAAILLRYLQEQNRPHSAQDAFGNLQREHGLGKTAVVKALEQLAQQGKIKEKVYGKQKIYFPDQERFGSVSDSELKGLDNEISELSCKVQTLQQNCRHMESELKELKGSMTTPEMVKEIEDLKKDCANYTEKLERIKSAANHITPEEKEKVYNEKKLYCREWRRRKRMATELLDAILEGYPKSKKQFFEEVGIETDEDFNVTLPTS encoded by the exons AtgagtggaggaggaaaaatcCGAGAGGGCTCCGCCG GAGCTGGAGAAGGTGCTGCTGCTATCTTGCTGCGGTACCTCCAGGAGCAGAACCGGCCTCACAGTGCTCAGGATGCTTTTGGCAACTTACAACGAGAGCATGGCCTTGGCAAGACG GCTGTAGTGAAGGCGCTAGAACAGCTAGCTCAGCAAGGGAAGATCAAAGAAAAGGTGTATGGAAAGCAAAAAATCTATTTTCCAGATCAG GAACGCTTTGGTAGTGTAAGTGACTCAGAGCTCAAAGGCCTGGACAATGAGATTTCAGAACTCTCTTGCAAAGTGCAGACTCTGCAGCAGAACTGTCGTCATATGGAGTCAG AACTCAAAGAACTGAAGGGCTCTATGACAACTCCAGAGATGGTTAAGGAGATTGAAGACTTGAAAAAAGATTGTGCTAACTACACAGAGAAACTGGAGCGAATTAAATCTGCTGCTAATCATATCACccctgaggagaaagaaaag GTATATAATGAGAAGAAGCTGTATTGCAGGGAATGGCGCCGCCGGAAGAGAATG GCAACAGAACTACTTGATGCAATCCTGGAAGGCTACCCTAAAAGCAAGAAGCAGTTCTTC GAAGAAGTTGGCATTGAAACAGATGAAGATTTCAATGTTACTTTACCTACCAGCTGA
- the PSMC3IP gene encoding homologous-pairing protein 2 homolog isoform X2, with amino-acid sequence MSGGGKIREGSAAGEGAAAILLRYLQEQNRPHSAQDAFGNLQREHGLGKTAVVKALEQLAQQGKIKEKVYGKQKIYFPDQERFGSVSDSELKGLDNEISELSCKVQTLQQNCRHMESELKELKGSMTTPEMVKEIEDLKKDCANYTEKLERIKSAANHITPEEKEKVYNEKKLYCREWRRRKRMATELLDAILEGYPKSKKQFFEEVGIETDEDFNVTLPTS; translated from the exons AtgagtggaggaggaaaaatcCGAGAGGGCTCCGCCG CTGGAGAAGGTGCTGCTGCTATCTTGCTGCGGTACCTCCAGGAGCAGAACCGGCCTCACAGTGCTCAGGATGCTTTTGGCAACTTACAACGAGAGCATGGCCTTGGCAAGACG GCTGTAGTGAAGGCGCTAGAACAGCTAGCTCAGCAAGGGAAGATCAAAGAAAAGGTGTATGGAAAGCAAAAAATCTATTTTCCAGATCAG GAACGCTTTGGTAGTGTAAGTGACTCAGAGCTCAAAGGCCTGGACAATGAGATTTCAGAACTCTCTTGCAAAGTGCAGACTCTGCAGCAGAACTGTCGTCATATGGAGTCAG AACTCAAAGAACTGAAGGGCTCTATGACAACTCCAGAGATGGTTAAGGAGATTGAAGACTTGAAAAAAGATTGTGCTAACTACACAGAGAAACTGGAGCGAATTAAATCTGCTGCTAATCATATCACccctgaggagaaagaaaag GTATATAATGAGAAGAAGCTGTATTGCAGGGAATGGCGCCGCCGGAAGAGAATG GCAACAGAACTACTTGATGCAATCCTGGAAGGCTACCCTAAAAGCAAGAAGCAGTTCTTC GAAGAAGTTGGCATTGAAACAGATGAAGATTTCAATGTTACTTTACCTACCAGCTGA